ATCAACTTAAAAAAAGCAAAACCTGGAGAAGAGTTCACAATCAAGGTAGATGAAGATACTCAAGCGATTTCAGGTAAGATTCAATCACTCGTTGATAATATCAATGGAGTTTTAACCTTTATTCACGATCAAAATAACATGGATGAAAACACTGATAGTTCTAGAACTCTTGGTGGGGACATCATGCTTCAGTCTCTTGAAGGAAGATTACGCTCTTCAATCTTTGAAAGTGTCGAAACCAAATTTGGTATGAGAAGAATTGGAGATGTTGGGATTACATTCCAAAGAGACGGGAAGCTTCAATTTGATCAACAAAAATTTTCTGCAAAATTAGAAGAGAACTTCGAAGAAACAACCCAAATTTTAACGGGTTGGTATAAAGATGATGGAATTAAGACAAAAGGTTTCATCGACAATCTTAATGGTAAGATTGGACAAGTACTCCGTTTTCCAGATGGATTACTTCAATCAAGAAAGCGAAGTTTAGATAATAACATTGAGCAAATCGATAGACGTATTGCTCAAAAAGAAAGAATGCTCGAACAAAAAGAGAAAAATTTAAAAGATAAATTTGCAAGACTCGAAGGAACGATTGCTAAAATTAAAGGACAAGGCGCAGGTATTGCTGGTCTAGGAGCTGCTGCTCCAAACCCAGTACAGCAACTTGGTTAGTCTAAGTCAGGAGGACTAAAATGAGTTATGGATTAGGTGCTTACAAGAAAACCTCAATTCACACAGCGAGTAAGGAACAGATCCTACTAATGCTCTATCAAGCGGCCATTAAAAATTGTAAAAAAGCAATTACGGCCATTGAAGAGAAGAACATCTCTGCTAAAGGTGAATTTATTGGAAAGCTTCAGGATATCGTTATCGAGCTTAACAACAGTCTTGATTTTGAGATCGGTGGAAAAGTAGCTGAAGAACTTTCTTCACTCTATGACTTCATTCTATTCTCAAGTACACAAGCTAATATCAAAATCGATAAAGAACCACTCGAAGGTTGTTTAAATGTACTTATCACTCTCTATGATGGGTGGAATGAAGCAATTAAGCAGATGAAAGTAGAAAAAAAATAAGAGGTATCTTGTGAAAGAAAAACTAACTTCTCTCCTCATGAGACATATTGATCTCATGGACGCATCTATTCGTTCAACTAATAAGCTTCTCACAGCGGCATCTAAAGGTGATATCAGCTCAATTGAAGAAGAGTCAGACAATAGAGAAAGACTAATAAAAGTTATTGATAGGTTTCAGAAATTTATTGAAGAAGAAATTCAGCAACTTGCAGGAAGCCAAATCGATGCAACAGGTATTGATATCCTCAAAACATGGGCCTATGAAGTTCATAAGTGGGTTGATAAAACTGAGCGTCTTGATCAAGAAATATCTGAACAACTTGAATCGCTTAGAGAAGAGACTTCGAAGGAAATTTCGACAATTTTCAAGTCTCGCCAGCAATTTAAGGGATACAATCTTAATAACCTAAAAAAGTAGTCAAGTATAGGCCGTAATTTTTTACGGCCTTTTCCATCTTAAGCAAAATCTGATTTGACAAAAATCCGTGATCATGAGGAAATATAGATAGCAAATTGTGCCTAATGAATAGGCTCATACCAAATAGCTTAATACCTTAAGGAAGAGGTTGTAAGTGATTTCTAAAAATATAGTAACTCTATTTCGTATTCACATCTCTTCCCTAATTAAACGAGTGGAGATTAGTGATGAATCTTGATCAAATCGAAAGATATGAAATTAAAACTTCAAAAATGGGACTCAAACTTCCTGTTGTAAATGATGTCCACCTTCATTCGATATATAATCCAGAAAAAGAAGCGCAAAGTATTGCTGACAAATACGAAGAGAATATTAAAAGTAAAAAAAATATTCTAATCCTAGGTCTTGGTTTTGGTTATCACGTAAACAAAGTAGTCGAAATGGCCAAGAAGTATCATGGCGAAGACTTCAACATCGTTGTCATTGAACCAAATCTAAAAGTTACAAACGATTGTCGCGAATTGAAAATTGTAGATGAAAGTATCCTTACAATTCATGCAGGGATGCCTATCCAAGAACTATATGAGATGCGCTCACTTGTTGAATTTCTAACGGATAAACCAACAGTCATCGCTCACCCATCTTCTTTCAACTTATATAGAGATTACTTTAAAGACTTCTTATCATTCGAAGCAAAGAGTGACCTCTTTTCTTGTAGTCGAATTATCACTAACAAGGAAATATCGGAATATCTTGGAAGCTTTGGTGATTTCGATTCAATTGAAAATCTTATCGATCATAAAATATTAAGACAAACGGAGTTAAAGGATGAGAAAGATCATGTGATGTTAGCTTACCGCCACATGCTCCTATCAGACTTTTAAGAGGAAAATATGAAGAATATCCTAATTGTAAATTTAAAAAGATTTGGTGATGTTTTTACAACTGCCCACATTGTAAATTCTTATGTAACAGAGAATCCAAATAACAAAGTTTCTCTACTCGTCTTCAAAGAGTTTGAAAGAGCAGCAAAGAACATTGCAAATGTTGATCAAGTTTTTACTATCGATAGAGAGAAGTTTCTAACATTTTCAAAAAATAAAATTTTCTCTAATGCTTTTTCTTTAGAAAAACTTTTTAAAGACTTACAAGAAATCAAGTCCAAAGACTGGGACCATGTCTTTAACTATTCAAATGATCGCGTCAGTACTCATCTATGTTCATTCTTTAAACCAAATGCAACAAATACAATAGGCCTAACATTTAGTAATACTTGTTCAATCGAATATTCAAGT
This region of Halobacteriovorax sp. GB3 genomic DNA includes:
- the fliS gene encoding flagellar export chaperone FliS, which produces MSYGLGAYKKTSIHTASKEQILLMLYQAAIKNCKKAITAIEEKNISAKGEFIGKLQDIVIELNNSLDFEIGGKVAEELSSLYDFILFSSTQANIKIDKEPLEGCLNVLITLYDGWNEAIKQMKVEKK